In the Sarcophilus harrisii chromosome 3, mSarHar1.11, whole genome shotgun sequence genome, one interval contains:
- the FBXO39 gene encoding F-box only protein 39: protein MDEESDLVQCHEQSCWASLPDVCLRRVFWWLGDRDRSRAALVCRKWNQTMYSADLWRCRTITFSGRPSRSHASEFESALWYVKKFGRYLEHLEIKFLNPYNAVLTKKFQVTMRGLLSCLGKSNNRLKSLSIQHLELDRLVWRSSIRTSFIKSLSFFLKKVSKHLDYLNLKGARLAVEQGCHVLSSLSHLRSESFASELNLEDYFSHHLAVYSSPQFNQTMSMFRSLVVLTLNYNCISDELLETLGENNASSLWTINIKCHIHDPHGQVIWGMSWAKLAKHAANLKVNFFFERVMKHERLTRILLQEIPVRSVSLRSCYFSDPDWSMRPTLTDLLPTYRHTLQKLTFEFNNNHESLDEELLHLILSCEKLFYFKIWAFLDVKFVERILQSQEEGKCMLRTLKVRIYTNRYETNEEDRMLRDIYRKYRDLIDTEFNYFVIAYPMM from the exons ATGGATGAAGAGAGCGACCTGGTCCAGTGCCACGAGCAGAGCTGCTGGGCCAGCCTGCCCGACGTGTGCTTGCGCCGGGTGTTCTGGTGGCTAGGAGACAGGGACAGGTCCCGGGCCGCGCTCGTCTGCAGGAAGTGGAACCAAACGATGTACTCGGCCGACCTGTGGCGCTGCCGGACCATCACCTTCAGCGGGAGACCGTCGCGGTCCCACGCGTCCGAGTTCGAGTCGGCGCTCTGGTACGTGAAGAAGTTCGGCCGGTATTTGGAGCACCTGGAGATCAAGTTCCTGAACCCGTACAACGCCGTGCTGACCAAGAAGTTCCAGGTGACCATGCGGGGCCTGCTGTCGTGCCTGGGCAAGAGCAACAACCGCCTCAAGTCTCTGTCCATTCAGCACCTGGAGCTCGACCGGCTGGTGTGGAGGAGCAGCATCCGCACGTCCTTCATCAAGAGCCTGAGCTTCTTCCTCAAGAAGGTGAGCAAGCACCTGGACTACCTGAACCTGAAGGGGGCGCGGCTGGCTGTGGAGCAGGGCTGCCACGTGCTCAGCTCCCTGAGCCACCTGCGCAGCGAGAGCTTCGCCTCCGAGCTCAACCTGGAGGACTACTTCAGCCACCACCTGGCCGTGTACAGCAGCCCCCAGTTCAACCAGACCATGTCGATGTTCCGCAGCCTGGTGGTCCTGACCCTCAACTACAACTGCATCTCCGACGAGCTGCTCGAGACCCTGGGCGAGAACAACGCCAGCTCCCTCTGGACCATCAACATCAAGTGCCACATCCACGACCCCCACGGCCAGGTGATCTGGGGCATGTCGTGGGCCAAGCTGGCCAAGCACGCGGCCAACCTCAAGGTCAACTTCTTCTTTGAACGGGTCATGAAGCACGAGCGTCTGACCCGCATCCTTCTGCAGGAGATTCCCGTCCGAAGCGTCAGCCTCCGAAGCTGCTACTTCAGCGATCCCGACTGGTCCATGCGGCCGACCCTCACTGACCTGCTGCCCACGTACCGCCACACGCTTCAG AAATTAACTTTTGAATTCAACAACAACCACGAGTCCTTGGATGAGGAGCTTCTCCACCTCATCTTGTCCTGTGAGAAGTTGTTTTACTTCAAAATCTGGGCTTTCCTGGATGTCAAGTTTGTGGAGAGAATCCTGCAGAGTCAGGAAGAGGGCAAGTGCATGCTTCGCACACTCAAG GTGAGAATTTATACAAACAGATATGAGACGAATGAGGAGGACAGAATGTTGCGGGACATTTATCGAAAGTACAGAGACCTGATCGACACAGAGTTTAACTATTTTGTCATCGCCTACCCCATGATGTGA